In a genomic window of Myotis daubentonii chromosome X, mMyoDau2.1, whole genome shotgun sequence:
- the LOC132223475 gene encoding ADP-ribosylation factor-like protein 13A, producing MANSARNVTIIIIGLDNAGKTLLTEAFCRLLPSKIDRSMNSKLTTVLLDEYEIAICDLNGDLKGREIWPDYYAQAHGIVFVLDSSDLGRMQEVKTTLSNLLSDARVAGKPILLLANKQDRHNALSPGDIIKYLEGIMNDNKFICLLKPCSAIHNFQRSHDEPLLEGLRWLVTATQNKQEELCSHQQSRTSSIANSKEDTTGIKDESTSSRY from the exons ATGGCTAATTCTGCAAG GAATGTGACCATCATCATCATCGGTCTGGATAATGCAGGCAAAACTTTACTTACGGAGGCCTTCTGCAGAC TACTGCCTAGCAAGATAGACCGTTCTATGAACTCTAAACTGACTACAGTTCTGCTAGATGAATATGAAATTGCTATCTGTGACCTGAATGGAGATCTGAAGGGACGAGAAATCTGGCCCGACTACTATGCACAAGcacatgggattgtttttgtcCTGGATTCCAGCGACTTAGGACGCATGCAAGAAGTGAAGACCACTTTATCAAATCTTCTGTCTGATGCAAGAGTGGCAGGAAAACCCATTCTATT ATTGGCAAATAAACAAGACCGGCATAATGCCCTCTCACCTGGTGATATTATTAAATATCTGGAAGGGATAATGAATGACAACAAGTTCATTTGCCTTCTG AAACCCTGCTCAGCTATCCACAACTTCCAAAGAAGTCACGATGAGCCCCTACTTGAAGGGCTGCGCTGGCTGGTAACTGCCACTCAGAATAAACAGGAAGAGCTGTGTTCTCACCAACAATCACGCACTTCAAGTATCGCAAACTCCAAGGAGGACACCACAGGCATCAAGGATGAAAGTACATCATCCAGGTACTGA